A genomic segment from Candidatus Bathyarchaeota archaeon encodes:
- a CDS encoding cold shock domain-containing protein → MTKGTVVRWLGGRGYGFIKCEDGKEIFVHNSDIQGKSSLREGEKVEFEVTDTGRGPRAVKVKPISE, encoded by the coding sequence GTGACAAAGGGTACGGTGGTGAGATGGCTCGGCGGGAGAGGCTACGGGTTCATTAAATGCGAAGATGGCAAAGAAATCTTTGTTCATAACTCGGATATCCAGGGCAAAAGCAGCCTCAGAGAAGGAGAAAAAGTAGAGTTCGAAGTGACAGACACAGGTAGAGGACCGAGAGCCGTCAAAGTTAAACCGATTTCTGAATAA